One Thermoplasma volcanium GSS1 genomic window carries:
- a CDS encoding acyl-CoA dehydrogenase family protein: protein MLLNEEEKQIRDLCRRVVKEVPHELIRKIEREEVTFPREFIDFITKNGVVGLRFPKEYGGKGASWVAEASAVEEMGYLGFTLSCMYSLGTIVGEPMYRYGTNEQKEKYLKGITSGKLYGAEAITEPSGGSDLFGMMKTTAVKKGNKYILNGQKRFIVGGKGADFFVTYAITDPNAKSRTRGISAFIVDRDTPGLKVETLYGLMGNKGGGTARIVYKDAEVPEENLIGELNGGYEVFNRMMIPERLTTAAGSLGVSTAALKVATDYALKREAFGSKLIEHEGINFKLAESLTLLQSASALVYTAAKAADLYEKGQTTQSYARKLVSMAKLHSTEAMWKIVNDAMQIMGGIGYTTVYPIERLLRDSRLGLIWTGSSEVMKMIIQHEYLKEFTNPDYWESRRDIEKDALDFRLEEEKVFK, encoded by the coding sequence ATGTTATTAAACGAAGAAGAGAAACAAATAAGAGATCTGTGTAGAAGAGTTGTGAAAGAAGTACCCCACGAGCTGATAAGAAAGATTGAAAGAGAGGAAGTGACCTTTCCCAGAGAGTTCATAGATTTCATAACAAAAAACGGAGTTGTTGGGCTCAGATTTCCAAAGGAGTATGGAGGAAAAGGTGCAAGTTGGGTCGCTGAGGCCTCCGCAGTTGAGGAAATGGGTTACCTTGGATTCACTCTCAGCTGCATGTATTCTTTAGGTACTATCGTAGGAGAACCTATGTATCGTTATGGAACGAATGAACAGAAAGAAAAGTACCTAAAAGGCATCACGTCTGGAAAACTTTATGGAGCTGAGGCAATCACAGAACCCTCAGGAGGATCGGATCTATTTGGAATGATGAAAACAACTGCTGTAAAAAAAGGAAACAAATATATACTGAATGGGCAAAAAAGGTTCATTGTTGGGGGCAAAGGAGCTGACTTTTTTGTAACATATGCCATAACAGATCCTAATGCAAAATCTAGAACAAGGGGCATCAGTGCGTTTATAGTGGATCGTGACACTCCTGGCTTAAAAGTGGAGACTCTATACGGACTTATGGGCAATAAGGGCGGAGGCACTGCTAGGATCGTATATAAGGATGCAGAGGTGCCCGAGGAGAATCTAATAGGGGAGCTGAACGGAGGCTACGAAGTATTCAATAGGATGATGATCCCTGAGAGGCTAACCACTGCTGCCGGATCGCTAGGCGTAAGCACCGCCGCATTGAAGGTAGCCACAGATTACGCACTAAAGAGAGAGGCTTTTGGATCTAAGCTAATTGAACATGAGGGCATAAACTTCAAGTTGGCTGAGAGCCTTACACTACTCCAGTCAGCTTCAGCCCTTGTTTATACAGCAGCAAAGGCAGCTGATCTCTATGAGAAAGGACAGACAACCCAATCCTATGCAAGAAAACTTGTTTCAATGGCAAAATTGCATTCTACAGAGGCAATGTGGAAGATAGTCAATGACGCCATGCAAATAATGGGGGGCATTGGATATACAACGGTATATCCAATAGAGCGCTTGCTAAGGGATTCTAGGCTTGGCCTCATTTGGACGGGGAGTAGCGAGGTCATGAAGATGATCATCCAGCACGAGTACTTAAAGGAATTTACTAATCCGGATTACTGGGAGTCTAGAAGAGATATCGAAAAAGATGCTCTTGACTTCAGGTTAGAAGAAGAAAAAGTATTTAAATAG